One Pyrofollis japonicus DNA window includes the following coding sequences:
- a CDS encoding GYD domain-containing protein, giving the protein MPLYVILSKLTDKGAQTIFKKPERILEVNKELEDMGLKVLQQYLVFGEWDFLNIVEAKDDQSLAAALINLNMRGTIRTATYKLMPVNELIEAVKKAAEKRGE; this is encoded by the coding sequence GTGCCACTCTACGTTATTCTCTCCAAGCTAACCGACAAGGGAGCCCAAACCATATTCAAGAAGCCCGAGCGCATACTCGAGGTAAACAAGGAGCTAGAAGACATGGGGCTCAAGGTTCTTCAACAATACCTCGTATTCGGTGAATGGGATTTCCTAAACATAGTTGAGGCCAAGGATGACCAATCACTCGCAGCCGCGCTGATAAACCTTAACATGAGAGGCACTATACGCACAGCAACCTACAAGCTAATGCCCGTCAACGAGCTAATAGAGGCAGTGAAGAAAGCTGCAGAGAAGCGCGGCGAGTAA
- the hemA gene encoding glutamyl-tRNA reductase, whose protein sequence is MLGYVDGKVTLTQTRLAVPHARRLWMVVDVAPGIENIVAVSVSHRWAPLQVIGLLEQRAPRAYRVLSPFAEEIVVLSTCNRFEAYAYSSRVDEFLDAVREFLGDAWSYARIFRGVDAVRHLFRVASGLESAVVGENEILGQVAKAYEDARREGFASKRLSMLFQFAIHVGKLVRSKTGIARGNVGFPGAAVKLAWMRLGDVGEEKIVVVGAGEAGSIIAGLAREKWPRARIVIVNRSVEKAVELAAKVGGEARGLDELGEALRDARLVFVAINAPEPLVRREMLGYLKPGALIVDISVPPAVEQPVPETLVYAGLEEVKNAIRETIERRLREVPKAEKIIEEEIKVFMAKWERKLADEIIAKIMRYAEAVASEELDELATALRSRGIDGAAAEPLASFTRSLLKKLMRPLILYAQEQARQGRLGELEALAEFFEREYEKRQRKLVQEARAARRN, encoded by the coding sequence GTGCTCGGATACGTAGACGGCAAGGTGACGCTTACCCAGACTCGTCTCGCTGTGCCCCATGCTCGCCGCTTATGGATGGTGGTGGACGTGGCTCCAGGGATAGAGAACATTGTCGCAGTAAGTGTTAGCCACCGCTGGGCCCCGCTACAAGTAATAGGCCTGCTCGAGCAGCGCGCTCCCCGCGCCTACCGCGTCCTCTCCCCCTTCGCGGAGGAGATAGTTGTCCTCTCTACCTGTAACCGCTTCGAGGCATACGCTTATTCTTCCCGCGTCGACGAGTTCCTGGACGCTGTCCGCGAATTCCTAGGCGACGCGTGGAGCTATGCCCGCATCTTCCGCGGTGTTGACGCTGTTCGTCACCTCTTCCGTGTCGCCTCTGGCCTCGAGTCAGCCGTTGTCGGGGAGAACGAGATCCTCGGCCAGGTCGCGAAGGCCTATGAGGATGCTAGGCGCGAGGGCTTCGCCTCGAAGCGCTTATCCATGCTCTTCCAGTTCGCGATACATGTCGGCAAGCTTGTTAGGAGCAAGACGGGGATAGCCCGCGGCAACGTCGGGTTCCCCGGCGCAGCTGTAAAGCTTGCATGGATGCGGCTCGGCGACGTCGGTGAGGAGAAGATAGTAGTGGTTGGCGCAGGGGAGGCGGGCTCGATAATAGCTGGCCTTGCCCGCGAGAAGTGGCCCCGTGCCCGCATAGTTATCGTGAACCGCAGTGTTGAGAAAGCAGTGGAGCTCGCGGCCAAGGTGGGTGGAGAGGCACGCGGCCTCGACGAGCTAGGAGAAGCGCTTAGGGATGCACGCCTCGTCTTCGTCGCTATAAACGCGCCCGAGCCCCTCGTGAGAAGAGAGATGCTAGGCTATCTAAAGCCGGGTGCGCTGATAGTCGATATCTCTGTGCCGCCTGCAGTGGAGCAGCCAGTGCCGGAGACGCTTGTGTATGCGGGGCTAGAGGAGGTTAAGAACGCTATAAGGGAGACGATAGAGAGGAGGCTGCGGGAGGTGCCGAAGGCCGAGAAGATTATCGAGGAGGAGATAAAGGTGTTTATGGCTAAATGGGAGAGAAAGCTTGCTGACGAAATAATAGCCAAGATAATGAGGTATGCAGAGGCTGTTGCCTCGGAGGAGCTCGACGAGCTCGCAACCGCTCTGAGAAGCAGGGGTATCGACGGGGCTGCTGCCGAGCCCCTCGCATCCTTCACCCGGAGCTTGTTGAAGAAGCTTATGAGGCCTCTCATCCTCTATGCACAGGAGCAGGCTCGGCAGGGCAGGCTCGGCGAGCTTGAGGCTCTCGCAGAGTTCTTTGAAAGGGAGTACGAGAAGAGGCAGAGAAAACTAGTCCAGGAGGCTAGGGCGGCCCGGCGCAACTAG